One region of Thiorhodovibrio frisius genomic DNA includes:
- the pglZ gene encoding BREX-3 system phosphatase PglZ, translating to MPSWRDQILKEFVPNLSKLTLVADPDALLTEERLAVALRQRGFELIEFTDPVEFRYVYESGYRSVWDRGEQTDLVVILRAADDNLESLPFDLLQAGRTLAFDLGSIFPQLSYPVIETLDRGLLDALFAAQQQGPSDRLGDNATRDFILRHVFGVAAELVTTDADLLRALLRLHYSNLSSSASPRLPSALAERLIAVFKAQARFSDWPLEHLLPDAEAFFAFMQERWPVFVAGLAQGDEVAEPRLVPVASQGGFQYPGPDHLPFDHHDIRVYIDNLFLEGRLTPILTNNIELPSDSWVRSGLVRAAVDDEAIRMARLFDRVAQECPPADARHSDWISFALLWAELSAKVHASTQTEPRRQWQTIATTINSRFVDWLADHYASLINLPPTEPAMLHQMPRRLAREMEQAPQTPGGQRVALIVVDGLALDQWVGLRPLLHQQIPALVMRESATFAWIPTLTSVSRQAIFAGKPPRAFPDSIHSTHREEKLWTQFWESQGLSRLDLAFQRGLGDGDARSVLGDLIHPRKTRAVGLVVDKVDKIMHGMQLGAAGMHQQIQQWCQTGFLAGLIDQLLDWGFAVWLTADHGNLECQGQGRPNEGVVAETRGERVRVYPSPVLRSPVTQAYSFAREWPPIGLPEHYYPLLAGDRHAFVTQGETIVGHGGAAIEEVIVPLIRFERRMAG from the coding sequence ATGCCTAGCTGGCGCGACCAGATCCTCAAGGAGTTCGTGCCGAACCTGAGCAAGCTGACGCTGGTCGCCGATCCGGATGCGCTGCTGACGGAAGAGCGACTCGCGGTGGCGTTGCGCCAACGCGGATTCGAGCTGATCGAGTTCACCGATCCGGTTGAGTTTCGCTATGTCTATGAGTCGGGTTATCGGTCGGTCTGGGATCGTGGCGAGCAAACAGACTTGGTGGTGATCCTGCGCGCGGCTGACGATAATCTGGAGTCGCTGCCGTTCGATCTTCTTCAGGCCGGGCGAACGCTGGCATTCGACTTAGGATCCATTTTCCCGCAGCTGAGCTATCCGGTCATCGAGACGCTGGATCGGGGGCTGCTCGATGCTCTGTTTGCTGCCCAACAGCAGGGACCTTCAGATCGCCTGGGTGACAATGCAACGCGGGATTTTATCCTCCGACACGTCTTTGGCGTCGCTGCGGAGCTGGTGACCACCGACGCGGATTTGTTGCGCGCATTACTGCGCTTGCATTATTCCAACCTGTCATCTTCGGCATCCCCGCGCCTGCCATCCGCGCTGGCTGAACGCTTGATCGCGGTCTTTAAAGCCCAGGCCAGATTCAGCGACTGGCCGTTGGAGCACCTGTTGCCCGACGCGGAGGCCTTTTTTGCTTTCATGCAGGAACGCTGGCCGGTCTTTGTCGCTGGTTTGGCGCAGGGTGATGAGGTCGCCGAGCCGAGGTTGGTGCCCGTCGCCAGTCAAGGCGGATTCCAATACCCCGGCCCTGACCATCTGCCTTTCGATCATCACGATATCCGCGTCTATATCGACAATCTCTTTCTTGAAGGTCGGCTCACGCCCATCCTGACCAACAACATCGAGCTGCCGTCTGACTCCTGGGTGCGCAGCGGTCTTGTTCGCGCTGCGGTCGATGACGAGGCGATACGCATGGCGCGACTGTTTGACCGCGTCGCGCAGGAATGTCCGCCCGCGGATGCCCGGCATAGCGACTGGATCAGCTTCGCCTTGTTGTGGGCTGAGTTGAGCGCCAAGGTTCACGCCAGCACCCAAACCGAGCCGCGCCGGCAATGGCAGACAATAGCCACGACCATCAACAGCCGTTTTGTCGACTGGCTTGCCGACCACTATGCCAGTCTCATCAACCTGCCGCCAACCGAACCGGCCATGCTGCATCAAATGCCGCGCCGGCTGGCAAGGGAGATGGAGCAAGCTCCGCAGACTCCGGGCGGCCAGCGGGTGGCGCTGATCGTGGTCGATGGACTGGCGCTGGATCAATGGGTCGGCCTGCGTCCGCTGCTGCACCAGCAAATCCCGGCGCTCGTCATGCGCGAGTCGGCGACCTTCGCCTGGATTCCGACCCTGACGTCGGTGTCCCGGCAAGCCATCTTCGCCGGCAAACCGCCGCGCGCCTTTCCGGATTCCATCCACAGCACCCATCGTGAGGAGAAGCTATGGACGCAGTTCTGGGAAAGCCAGGGGCTTTCGCGGCTGGACCTGGCGTTTCAGCGGGGTCTGGGCGACGGCGATGCGCGCTCCGTCTTGGGCGATTTGATCCATCCGCGCAAGACGCGCGCGGTCGGTCTGGTTGTCGATAAAGTCGATAAGATCATGCATGGGATGCAGCTTGGCGCGGCCGGCATGCATCAGCAAATCCAGCAGTGGTGCCAAACCGGCTTTCTCGCTGGGCTAATCGATCAATTGCTCGACTGGGGTTTTGCCGTTTGGCTGACCGCCGATCATGGCAACCTGGAATGTCAGGGTCAGGGGCGGCCCAACGAGGGGGTGGTGGCGGAAACGCGCGGCGAACGGGTGCGGGTGTATCCATCACCTGTACTGCGTTCCCCGGTCACGCAAGCCTATTCCTTTGCGCGCGAATGGCCGCCGATTGGTCTACCAGAGCACTATTACCCGTTGCTGGCCGGTGATCGGCATGCCTTCGTTACTCAAGGGGAAACCATCGTTGGGCATGGCGGCGCGGCGATTGAGGAGGTCATCGTCCCGCTGATTCGCTTCGAGCGGCGGATGGCAGGGTAA
- a CDS encoding DEAD/DEAH box helicase, producing the protein MKSSSVGQEWRYSTVHNSACLCLEEQTLWGQTVCRVWLPNQDAVVRVPRSALRSLSSDLQPEIEAGRIAYVAAAAKVAEVLEGSLFSSGSATDGHVLLAPMESNVIPLPHQIHALSQAISGDRVRYLLADEVGLGKTIEAGLVMRELKLRGLVRRILVVSPKGIATQWVAEMQTHFNEPFQLVLGDDIGTLQRLAPQFGKSPDHRKSAWSMFDQVIVSLDSVKPMDKRRGWNAERVAEYNRSRFEDLVTAGWDLVIVDEAHRLGGSTDQVARYKLGRGLAEAAPYVLLLSATPHQGKTDAFHRLMNLLDDDAFPDTDSVSRDRVAPYVIRTEKRKAIDADGKPLFKPRRTQMAPVAWESRHQLQQLLYEAVTDYVREGYNQALREKKRHIGFLMILMQRLVVSSTRAIRTTLERRLGALKDGEQQASLRLLELEKSELENGAEGSESPDDDIAELYDMDGQELLDALLKSHVSALQSERSHVETLLDAAVRCEQAGPDAKAEALIERIYTLQAEENEPDLKVLIFTEFVPTQQMLKEFLEARGISVVTLNGSMGMEERGAAQDAFRKSRRVLVSTDAGGEGLNLQFAHIIINYDIPWNPMRLEQRIGRVDRIGQPKAVRAINFVFEDSVEFRVREVLEQKLSVILKEFGIDKTGDVLDSAQAGELFEDVFAQALVNPDGIETSVDHTVARIRDEIQQVRESSAIYGLSEEPDVQAAERLRSHPLPHWVERMTVAYINSHGGAATRKRSWWDLNWPDGEEHRKAVFSAREADRLTDATLLNPENSRVRGLAMNLPQVAPGQPLPCVAVSGLPASISGLWGLFEIRLHAGVQPTDQPYHQSLRIPPMRRDWFSLFLNQEGQVFLPTARHIWDTLVSTDPEVRSSLDQDASRIAFASLLTAAEEAGQTIFDTLRQTHHDALGREEERGQTAFSARRRAIERLGLPEVRHYRRTRCDAEESEWRQALETARALMPDIRPLLALRITPEER; encoded by the coding sequence ATGAAATCTTCCAGCGTTGGTCAGGAGTGGCGATACAGCACCGTTCATAACAGCGCCTGCTTGTGTCTCGAAGAACAGACCTTGTGGGGGCAGACGGTGTGCCGTGTCTGGTTGCCGAACCAGGACGCGGTGGTGCGCGTGCCCCGCTCCGCCTTGCGGTCGCTGAGTTCCGATCTGCAGCCGGAGATCGAGGCCGGGCGGATTGCCTATGTGGCCGCAGCAGCCAAGGTTGCCGAGGTGCTCGAAGGCAGCTTGTTCTCTAGCGGCAGCGCCACCGACGGCCATGTATTGCTGGCCCCCATGGAATCCAATGTCATCCCGCTGCCGCACCAGATCCACGCCTTGTCCCAGGCCATCTCCGGCGACCGCGTGCGCTATCTGCTGGCCGACGAGGTGGGCCTCGGCAAGACCATCGAGGCCGGGCTGGTCATGCGCGAGCTTAAGCTGCGCGGGCTGGTTCGGCGAATTCTGGTCGTCTCGCCCAAAGGCATCGCTACCCAGTGGGTGGCGGAAATGCAGACCCACTTCAACGAGCCGTTCCAGCTCGTGCTGGGCGACGACATCGGCACCTTGCAACGCCTGGCCCCCCAATTTGGAAAGAGCCCGGACCACCGGAAATCAGCCTGGTCGATGTTCGATCAGGTCATTGTTTCTCTGGATTCGGTCAAGCCCATGGACAAGCGGCGCGGTTGGAACGCCGAGCGCGTTGCCGAATACAACCGCAGCCGGTTCGAGGATCTGGTGACCGCCGGTTGGGATCTGGTGATCGTGGACGAAGCGCACCGCTTGGGTGGCAGCACCGATCAGGTCGCACGCTACAAACTCGGCCGGGGATTGGCCGAGGCCGCGCCCTATGTGCTGCTCCTTTCGGCGACCCCCCACCAGGGGAAGACCGATGCCTTCCATCGCCTGATGAACCTGCTGGATGACGACGCCTTTCCGGATACGGACAGCGTCTCCCGCGACCGGGTGGCTCCGTATGTCATCCGTACCGAGAAGCGCAAGGCCATCGATGCCGACGGCAAGCCGCTCTTCAAACCCCGGCGGACGCAGATGGCCCCGGTGGCCTGGGAGAGCCGTCACCAACTGCAGCAGCTTCTCTACGAGGCGGTGACTGACTATGTGCGCGAGGGCTACAACCAGGCTCTGCGCGAGAAGAAGCGCCACATCGGCTTTCTGATGATTCTGATGCAGCGCCTGGTGGTCTCCAGCACCCGGGCGATTCGCACCACCTTGGAACGGCGACTCGGGGCGCTCAAGGATGGCGAGCAACAAGCCAGCCTGCGCCTCCTAGAATTGGAAAAGAGTGAGCTTGAAAATGGCGCGGAGGGATCGGAAAGCCCAGACGATGACATCGCCGAGCTGTACGACATGGACGGCCAGGAGCTGCTCGATGCGCTGCTGAAATCCCATGTATCGGCTCTGCAGAGCGAACGCAGCCATGTGGAAACCCTGCTGGATGCAGCGGTTCGCTGTGAACAGGCTGGCCCCGATGCCAAGGCCGAGGCCCTGATCGAGAGGATCTACACGCTGCAAGCCGAGGAAAACGAACCGGACCTGAAGGTGCTGATCTTCACCGAGTTCGTGCCGACCCAGCAGATGTTAAAAGAGTTTCTGGAAGCCCGGGGAATCTCGGTGGTCACCCTGAACGGCTCCATGGGCATGGAGGAACGTGGGGCAGCCCAGGATGCCTTCCGCAAATCGCGCCGCGTATTGGTCTCCACCGATGCAGGCGGTGAGGGTCTGAACTTGCAGTTCGCCCACATTATCATCAACTACGACATCCCCTGGAACCCGATGCGGCTGGAACAGCGAATCGGTCGCGTGGACCGTATCGGCCAGCCAAAAGCGGTAAGGGCAATCAATTTCGTATTTGAAGATTCGGTCGAGTTTCGTGTTCGCGAAGTGCTGGAGCAAAAGCTCTCAGTGATCTTGAAAGAATTCGGCATCGACAAGACCGGCGACGTGCTCGACTCCGCCCAGGCCGGTGAGTTGTTCGAGGATGTGTTCGCGCAGGCCTTGGTGAATCCTGACGGCATCGAAACCTCGGTCGATCACACGGTGGCCAGGATTCGCGATGAGATTCAGCAGGTGCGCGAGTCCTCCGCCATCTATGGCCTCTCCGAAGAACCGGATGTGCAGGCGGCTGAGAGGCTGCGCTCGCATCCGTTGCCCCACTGGGTGGAGCGGATGACGGTAGCCTACATCAACTCCCATGGAGGTGCGGCCACCCGCAAGCGCTCCTGGTGGGATCTGAACTGGCCGGACGGCGAGGAGCATCGCAAAGCCGTGTTCAGCGCCCGAGAGGCGGATCGTCTCACCGACGCAACCCTGCTCAATCCTGAAAACAGCCGCGTTCGTGGGCTGGCCATGAACCTGCCGCAGGTCGCGCCAGGTCAGCCATTGCCTTGCGTCGCCGTGAGCGGCCTGCCAGCCAGCATCTCCGGGCTTTGGGGGCTGTTTGAGATCCGCCTTCACGCCGGCGTCCAACCAACCGACCAGCCATATCACCAATCCCTGCGCATTCCGCCGATGCGCCGCGACTGGTTCAGCCTGTTCCTGAATCAGGAAGGACAGGTTTTCCTGCCGACTGCCCGCCACATCTGGGACACGCTGGTCAGCACCGACCCCGAGGTGCGTTCATCGCTCGACCAAGACGCCTCCCGAATCGCCTTCGCATCTTTGCTCACTGCCGCCGAAGAAGCTGGGCAGACCATTTTCGACACCTTGCGCCAGACGCACCACGACGCCTTAGGCCGCGAGGAAGAACGCGGCCAAACCGCCTTCAGTGCGCGGCGCCGTGCGATTGAACGGCTTGGCCTGCCGGAGGTGCGGCACTACCGCCGCACGCGCTGCGATGCCGAAGAATCCGAATGGCGTCAGGCGCTTGAAACCGCGCGCGCATTGATGCCCGACATTCGCCCTTTGCTGGCGTTGCGCATTACTCCGGAGGAAAGATGA
- a CDS encoding helix-turn-helix domain-containing protein, whose product MILPMTGKARSELIRRARRAKGLTQRELGEQVGLPQSTISQIETGDILVDLTLLPRIAAVLDIGGQALHRLLEASDGRRWRAWVWASNRPPNQKLVLLALTDGADGQADLAQLEALTGLNTGTLRAAVEELARVGLLHEARDRLKQGEPIIIAGPSPGRCTP is encoded by the coding sequence ATGATCTTGCCAATGACCGGAAAGGCCCGGTCGGAACTGATCCGGCGCGCCCGGCGGGCCAAGGGGCTGACGCAGCGCGAACTCGGCGAACAGGTGGGGTTGCCACAGTCGACGATCTCGCAGATCGAGACCGGAGACATTTTGGTGGATTTGACTTTGTTGCCACGGATCGCGGCTGTCTTGGACATTGGCGGCCAGGCATTGCATCGCCTGCTCGAGGCGAGCGATGGCCGACGCTGGCGCGCGTGGGTGTGGGCGTCAAACCGGCCGCCGAATCAGAAACTGGTCTTGCTGGCACTGACCGATGGGGCCGACGGGCAGGCCGACTTAGCTCAGTTGGAGGCGTTGACCGGCCTGAACACCGGCACCCTGCGCGCGGCGGTCGAGGAGCTGGCGCGCGTCGGTTTGTTGCATGAGGCCCGGGATCGGTTGAAGCAAGGCGAGCCGATCATCATCGCTGGCCCGTCGCCGGGTAGGTGCACCCCATGA
- a CDS encoding ATP-binding domain-containing protein translates to MATIIPSDLTRLALSGAHEPEITTLAVLQNRLPAAYTVFHGVHWTRQYKGRTLYGEIDFVVLNRAGQVLCIEQKNGPLEEADGQLIKHCGDSRKNVGEQIQRSLDSIRDKFTYQLGKQQRLELEYLIYCPDHAVRQLTAPGLDAERIVDAPQRERLAERIQAILPPGPASQDARAQQVAGFFRQTFEVVPDVHAYIGAQERRYTRLSHGLLDVLANIRMRQLRLHVLATAGNGKTLVARHFFDDCLERGQRPLLLCFNRPLAERLKHLVGRGGMVETWYGFCDQFLRARGAPLNFDDMRTDPAFWTAAAKQVEEQALTQEPADDWRFDTLIVDEAQDFEGDWFEAVRLFLREEAAMLWLEDPNQNVRSTTPMALQEQDFVGYQSLLNYRSPESIARFIRQALPEFAFTGANDLPGLEVQVTPYQESSEQPKLVGRLVGQRLKQRFQPQDIAILSCRGVGSTALKDSARVGNHTVRRFTNTYDLLGNQIYSDGQILFDTVRRFKGQQAAAVILVDVDPRDSDLQRELQVLFCGLTRATVHLDVVCAESNPVVRERILPLA, encoded by the coding sequence ATGGCCACCATCATCCCCTCCGACCTGACACGCCTCGCCCTGAGCGGCGCCCATGAGCCGGAGATCACCACCCTCGCCGTCCTGCAAAATCGCCTACCCGCAGCCTACACCGTCTTCCATGGGGTGCATTGGACACGCCAGTACAAGGGTCGCACCCTCTATGGCGAGATCGACTTTGTGGTGCTGAACCGCGCCGGGCAGGTGCTGTGCATCGAGCAGAAAAACGGCCCGCTGGAAGAAGCCGATGGGCAGCTGATCAAGCACTGTGGCGACAGCCGCAAGAATGTCGGCGAGCAGATTCAGCGCTCGCTCGACAGTATCCGCGACAAGTTCACCTATCAGCTCGGCAAGCAGCAGCGCCTGGAGCTCGAGTATCTGATCTACTGCCCGGACCATGCTGTTCGCCAGCTGACGGCGCCGGGCCTGGATGCCGAGCGCATTGTCGATGCCCCGCAGCGCGAGCGCCTGGCCGAGCGCATTCAGGCCATTCTGCCGCCGGGACCGGCGAGCCAGGATGCGCGCGCGCAGCAGGTGGCGGGCTTCTTCCGCCAGACCTTCGAGGTGGTGCCGGATGTGCATGCCTATATCGGTGCGCAGGAGCGGCGCTATACCCGCTTGTCCCACGGGCTGCTCGATGTGCTGGCCAATATCCGCATGCGCCAGCTGCGATTGCATGTGCTGGCCACCGCTGGCAATGGCAAGACGTTGGTGGCGCGGCATTTCTTCGATGACTGTCTGGAACGCGGGCAGCGGCCGCTTTTGCTGTGCTTCAACCGCCCGCTGGCGGAGCGGCTGAAGCATCTGGTCGGGCGCGGCGGGATGGTGGAGACCTGGTATGGCTTCTGCGATCAGTTTCTGCGCGCGCGTGGTGCGCCGCTCAATTTCGATGACATGCGCACTGATCCGGCCTTCTGGACAGCAGCGGCCAAGCAAGTGGAGGAACAGGCGCTGACGCAGGAGCCGGCAGATGACTGGCGCTTCGATACGCTGATTGTCGATGAGGCGCAGGATTTCGAGGGCGACTGGTTCGAGGCGGTGCGGCTGTTTCTGCGCGAGGAGGCGGCCATGCTGTGGCTGGAGGACCCGAATCAGAATGTCCGCTCGACCACGCCCATGGCGTTGCAGGAGCAGGACTTTGTCGGTTACCAGTCGCTGCTGAATTACCGTTCGCCAGAGAGCATCGCGCGCTTTATCCGCCAGGCGTTGCCGGAGTTTGCATTCACCGGCGCGAACGATCTGCCGGGGCTGGAGGTGCAGGTGACGCCCTATCAGGAGTCAAGTGAGCAGCCGAAGCTGGTCGGCCGCCTGGTCGGACAACGGCTAAAGCAGCGTTTTCAGCCGCAGGATATTGCGATTCTCTCCTGCCGGGGTGTCGGCAGCACGGCGCTGAAGGACTCTGCGCGGGTCGGGAATCATACTGTCAGGCGCTTTACCAATACCTACGATCTACTCGGCAATCAGATCTACTCTGACGGGCAGATTTTGTTCGACACCGTGCGGCGGTTCAAAGGCCAGCAGGCGGCGGCGGTAATTCTGGTCGATGTCGATCCGCGCGATAGCGATCTTCAGCGCGAGCTACAGGTGCTGTTCTGCGGGCTCACCCGCGCGACCGTGCATCTGGATGTGGTCTGCGCGGAGAGCAATCCGGTGGTGCGGGAGCGGATTCTGCCGCTGGCTTGA
- a CDS encoding Crp/Fnr family transcriptional regulator, translated as MDPTIVHFCVGFILTGRLELSWRDGNNEKAFYPIETGDWFSVNNLSLPQPPRLVWFRATCFTRVLAIEVERLNALLLGELADLDGPLHREVMRFYAERWSELAARYHRSLFNPTDTLVLDALDEADSWSSAMSHPEGTLVKVGRDDLAKRIGCTRVTVSRALSRLVADGRVRLEGRRILLLGHQGRGEAA; from the coding sequence TTGGACCCAACGATCGTCCATTTCTGCGTCGGCTTCATTCTGACCGGACGGCTTGAGCTGAGCTGGCGCGATGGCAACAACGAGAAAGCCTTCTATCCAATCGAGACGGGCGACTGGTTCAGCGTGAACAACCTGTCCCTGCCGCAGCCGCCAAGGTTGGTGTGGTTCCGGGCGACCTGTTTCACTCGGGTGCTGGCGATCGAGGTCGAACGGCTGAATGCCTTGCTGCTGGGTGAGCTGGCCGATCTGGATGGCCCCCTGCACCGAGAGGTGATGCGGTTCTATGCCGAGCGCTGGTCGGAGCTTGCGGCACGCTATCACCGCTCGCTGTTCAATCCGACCGACACCCTGGTGCTGGATGCACTCGACGAAGCCGATTCGTGGTCGTCGGCCATGTCCCATCCGGAGGGAACCCTCGTCAAGGTGGGTCGGGATGACTTGGCCAAGCGCATCGGCTGCACGCGCGTGACGGTCAGCCGGGCGTTGTCGCGGTTAGTTGCCGATGGTCGAGTGCGTCTCGAAGGCCGCAGAATCCTGCTACTCGGGCATCAAGGACGCGGGGAGGCGGCTTGA
- a CDS encoding RNA ligase family protein, which yields MKEDFFKFPSTPHLATMPWVDIRGDKVLTESERDEFLTHEVTVEEKVDGANLGLSFDTNGNIRAQNRGGYLLLPGSGQWKKLGEWLALHTDTLFEHLSDRYLLFGEWCYAQHSIFYDRLPDWFLAFDIYDRETGHFLATALRDRLLGEMHISKVPDIARGRFTYSEIQKLLSQSKLTNQPAEGIYLRIDHGDWLEQRAKIVRSAFIQSVEQHWSRSAIRPNRLRLEVQG from the coding sequence GTGAAAGAGGATTTTTTCAAATTTCCTTCAACGCCTCATCTGGCGACCATGCCATGGGTTGACATCAGGGGTGATAAGGTTCTAACAGAATCAGAACGCGATGAATTCCTGACGCATGAGGTGACTGTAGAAGAAAAAGTAGACGGCGCGAACCTGGGTCTCTCGTTCGATACGAATGGGAATATCCGCGCCCAGAACAGGGGGGGTTATTTGCTTCTGCCCGGCTCGGGACAGTGGAAAAAACTCGGCGAATGGCTGGCGCTCCACACGGATACGCTTTTCGAGCACCTCTCTGACCGGTATCTCCTGTTTGGCGAGTGGTGTTATGCCCAGCATTCGATTTTCTATGATCGCTTGCCCGACTGGTTTCTGGCCTTCGATATTTATGACCGAGAGACAGGTCACTTTCTGGCCACGGCACTCCGAGATCGGCTATTAGGTGAGATGCATATCTCCAAGGTTCCAGACATTGCACGCGGGCGGTTCACCTATTCTGAAATTCAAAAACTCTTATCGCAATCAAAGCTGACCAATCAGCCTGCTGAAGGGATTTATCTGCGGATTGATCACGGTGACTGGCTTGAACAGCGGGCCAAGATTGTTCGTTCCGCATTTATTCAGTCGGTCGAGCAGCACTGGTCGCGTTCCGCCATCAGGCCGAATCGGTTGAGACTGGAGGTTCAAGGATGA
- a CDS encoding lytic transglycosylase domain-containing protein: MAAVSLAVLLISPVSGMEHPLQELGFERSLNQWELRRTWQQQTKVAKPSPGNPQETAKRPVPQIRRISAVALLKPISGSIKIRRDRYVAIILSEAKRHRVDPNLVHAVIQAESAYRPNAKSPAGACGLMQLMPATARRFGVRDIWDPEQNIGGGVAYLRFLLDRFAGDIPLVLAAYNAGEGAVAKYGNKIPPYRETREYVRKVMGYFG, from the coding sequence ATGGCGGCTGTTTCCCTGGCCGTGTTGTTGATCAGTCCCGTTTCCGGGATGGAACACCCGCTGCAAGAGCTGGGATTCGAGCGCTCGCTCAACCAATGGGAGCTGCGTCGGACCTGGCAGCAACAAACCAAGGTGGCCAAGCCTTCACCGGGCAATCCGCAAGAAACCGCCAAACGTCCAGTTCCGCAGATTCGTCGGATCAGCGCCGTCGCTTTGCTGAAACCGATCTCAGGGTCGATTAAGATCCGCCGGGATCGCTATGTCGCGATCATTCTCTCCGAGGCCAAACGGCACAGGGTCGACCCCAACCTGGTCCATGCTGTCATCCAAGCCGAGTCCGCCTATCGGCCAAACGCCAAGTCTCCGGCCGGTGCCTGCGGCTTAATGCAGCTGATGCCAGCCACGGCCCGGCGCTTCGGTGTGCGGGACATCTGGGATCCGGAGCAGAACATCGGCGGTGGCGTGGCGTATCTGCGGTTCCTGCTTGACCGCTTTGCGGGAGACATCCCGCTGGTGCTGGCCGCCTACAACGCCGGAGAGGGCGCGGTGGCGAAGTATGGCAACAAGATTCCGCCGTATCGGGAGACGCGGGAGTATGTCAGAAAGGTGATGGGGTATTTCGGTTGA
- a CDS encoding AAA family ATPase, translating to MLKQLRIQNFKGWKDTGTILLAPISLFFGANSSGKSSIGQFLMMLKQTAESPDRKAVFYPGGKNSAVQLGSYQEMVFHRDPENKITFDYRWSLPELLKFKDPVTGQSFSGDNLSFHAEVGLGDKDQYTLALDQLKYELLAEEESRLSIGMERKSDTKAEYRVDATNYTLKRKQGRVWYPGAPVRFYGFPDEVVAYHQNADFVQALNLRHEKLYQSICYLGPLRTKAERLYSWTGMEPESVGYAGENTVAAILAARNRKISLGYKRPAKPFEEIIALKLKEMGLIEEFKVNPISEQRQEYEVKVRTKGSRDWVDLPDVGFGISQVLPVLVQCFYATPGSIILMEQPEIHLHPNAQSALADVMIDVINSRENGADRDIQLVIETHSEHFLRRLQRRIAEDAVPQEKVSAYFANIARTPATLEPLQIDLFGNIQNWPENFFGDEMGDITEQAKAAMKKRMQKTKKSEACE from the coding sequence ATGCTCAAACAATTACGAATACAAAACTTTAAGGGCTGGAAGGATACCGGCACCATCCTCCTGGCTCCCATTTCCTTGTTCTTCGGTGCCAATAGCTCGGGGAAATCGAGCATCGGTCAGTTTCTGATGATGCTGAAGCAAACTGCGGAGTCGCCGGATAGAAAGGCGGTTTTCTATCCGGGCGGAAAGAATTCGGCGGTTCAGCTCGGCTCCTATCAGGAGATGGTCTTTCACCGCGATCCGGAAAACAAGATCACCTTCGACTATCGGTGGTCATTGCCGGAATTACTAAAATTCAAAGATCCAGTGACCGGTCAGTCCTTTTCTGGTGACAACCTCTCTTTTCATGCCGAAGTTGGTTTAGGTGATAAGGACCAGTATACCCTTGCGCTTGATCAACTGAAATACGAGCTCCTTGCAGAGGAGGAATCCAGGCTGTCCATCGGCATGGAGCGAAAATCGGACACCAAAGCTGAGTACAGAGTCGATGCAACCAATTACACGCTGAAACGCAAGCAGGGGCGAGTCTGGTATCCCGGCGCACCGGTTCGGTTTTACGGTTTTCCGGATGAGGTGGTTGCTTATCACCAGAACGCGGATTTCGTTCAAGCATTGAACCTGCGCCATGAAAAGCTATACCAATCTATCTGTTATCTTGGCCCTTTGCGCACCAAGGCGGAACGCCTGTATTCGTGGACTGGCATGGAGCCTGAAAGTGTCGGCTATGCGGGGGAAAATACCGTTGCGGCGATTCTGGCGGCGCGAAACCGGAAAATCAGTCTGGGTTACAAACGGCCAGCCAAACCTTTTGAGGAGATCATTGCTCTCAAGCTCAAGGAAATGGGACTGATCGAGGAATTCAAGGTCAACCCGATATCGGAACAGCGGCAGGAGTACGAGGTCAAGGTTCGCACCAAGGGATCAAGGGACTGGGTCGATCTCCCGGACGTTGGTTTTGGCATTTCCCAGGTGCTTCCGGTTCTGGTGCAGTGTTTTTATGCCACGCCTGGGTCGATCATCCTCATGGAACAGCCGGAAATTCACCTGCATCCGAATGCGCAATCGGCGCTGGCCGATGTGATGATCGATGTCATCAACTCCAGGGAAAACGGAGCAGACAGGGATATTCAGCTGGTTATCGAAACCCACTCGGAGCATTTCCTTCGCCGTCTACAGCGCCGTATCGCTGAAGATGCCGTCCCGCAGGAAAAGGTATCGGCCTATTTCGCCAATATCGCCAGGACGCCCGCGACCCTTGAGCCGTTGCAAATCGATCTCTTTGGCAACATCCAGAACTGGCCGGAGAACTTCTTCGGCGACGAAATGGGTGACATTACTGAGCAAGCCAAGGCCGCCATGAAAAAAAGGATGCAGAAGACCAAAAAATCGGAGGCCTGCGAATGA